GACCACAGATTCAATGAAGGTGTAGTTGTTCTGGATGTTCAGCAGCGCAACGCCCAGCACCGCGCAGTTGGTGGTGATCAGAGGCAGATAGATGCCCAGGGCGGTATACAGCGCGGGCATGGACTTTTGCAGGAACATCTCAATGAACTGCACCAGGGAGGCGATGACCAGGATGAAGGCCACGGTCTGCATGTACATCAGGTCAAAGCGCACCAGGATGAACTGGTTCACCGCCCAGGTGATGGCGGATGCAAGGCCCATGACGAAGGTCACGGCGATGCCCATGCCCACGGCGGTATCCACTTTCTTGGACACGCCCAAGAACGGGCAGATACCTAAGAACTGGGAGAAGATAAAGTTATTGACCAGGATTGCTCCCAGTGTGATGGAAAGAAGTTTTTCCCATTCCATTACTTGCTTTCCTCCTTCTTTTTGGACTTGGCAAGCGCCCACTGCATGGCCGCGATCAGGCAGCCCAGCACCAGGAAGCCGCCCACGGGCATCGTCAGCATACCAGCGGGAAACTGGGCGGGCAGGATCTGAATGCCCTTGGCTTCAGGCCCTAAGAGCCCGGCGCCGAAGGTGCCGGCGCCCAACAGCTCGCGGACAATGCTCATAATCATCAGCACGGCGGTGTAGCCGATGCCCTGGCAGATGCCGTCCACCGCAGAGGCCAGCACGCCGTTTTTGTAGGAAAAGGACTCCGCGCGGCCCAGGATGATGCAGTTCACCACGATCAGGGGGATGAACACGCCCAGGGAGTTCGCCACATCCGGCAAAAAGGCCTGGAGCAGCAGATCCACGCAGGTGACAAATCCGGCGATGACCACGATGAACATGGCGATGCGGATCTTGTCAGGCACCACCTTGCGGATGGCGGCGATGACGATGTTGGAGAGCGTCAGAATGATAAGCACGCTGACGCCCATGCCCAGGCCGTTCATAAAGGACGTGGTGATGGCCATGGCGGAACACATGCCCAAAACCTGGACCAGGACGGGGTTGTTGGTAATCAGACCCTCTTTAAACTGCTTTTTAAAATTCATGATTCCACTCCCCTCTCTCAGCCGATCTGGCCGGCCGCGGCCAGCGCGCCGTTGACGCCGGTGGTGACGCCTCTGCTGGACACGGTGGCGCCGGAGATGGCGTCCACGTTGGCCCCCACCTCAAGCTGGCCGTCCGCGGCGTTCTTTCCGGCGAACTGATCAAGGACGCCGTTTTCGTTGTCCATGACCTTGGTGCCGATGCCGGAGGTTTCAGAGTGGTTCACAATGGATACGCCGGTGACGGCGCCCTCGGCGTCCACGCCGACCACCATTTCAATGTTGCCCTGGGAGCCGGAGGCCACCACCTTAAAGGCATGGCCGATCAGCGCGCCGCCGTCCTTGGCCTCATAGACCTCCTTCAGCGTGGCGCCGGTGGCGGCGACCGCCCCTTTCATATCGTCGGTGAGTTCCATCTTGGGGAACTCAGGGGCGGACGCGCTCTGGAACACAGAGGACAGCGCCGCATTGGTCTTTTCCAGATTGATCTGCTCAATGGGCCCCTTGGTCACGCTGTTGACCAGGCCCAGAAGGCCCGCCACGATGATGCAGGTGACCAGCAGCGTCACGGTCAGCTTGATGAGGTACTTGGGATCCATGTCCACTTTTTCTTTGACTTGCGCACTCATTTTGCAGCCGCCTCCTTCTTCTTGTCGGATTTCACGACGCCAAAACGAGCGGGCTTGACGTTCTTGTCAATCAGGGCCACCAGCAGGTTCATAACCATAATGGAGTAGCAGACGCCTTCGTTGTAGGAGCCGAAATAACGGATAAACACAGTGAACAGTCCGCAGCCGATGCCGAAGATCAGCTGTCCCTTGTGGGTGACGGGCGAGGTGGCGTAGTCGGTGGCCATGAAAAAGGCGCCCAACATCAGTCCGCCGCCCAAAATGTTGTAGAGCATCCACTCCATGGCGCTGCCGCCCTTGGGGAAGAGATAGGTCAGCACGGCCACGGTGCCGATGTAAGCCACAGGGGTGTGCCAGGTGATTACCTTGCGGATGATCAGGTACACGCCGCCCAACAGCAGCATCAGCGCGGAGACCTCGCCCAAGGAGCCGCCGATGGTGCCCACGAACATGTCGTTGATGCTGACTCCGGCCGCCTTCAGGCCCTCGAGATCACCGCCGTGGAGGTACTTCATGGGGGTGGCGGCGGTCACGGCGTCCGCCGCAGAGCCAAAAATGCCCAACTTGGAGCCGGGGGCAATCCAGGTGGTCATGACGCTGGCATAGCTGCCCAGCAAAAAGGCCCGGCCGGCCAGGGCGGGGTTGATGAAGTTCTTGCCGATGCCGCCGAAAAGCTGCTTGACCACCACGATGGAGAAGAAGTCCCCGATGAGGATCATCCAATAGGGGGTGGGGGGGGGGCACACGAACGCGATGAGCATACCGGTGACCACAGCGGACAGGTCGCCGATGGACTGGGGCTTCTTCAGCACCTTGCGGTAGGCCCACTCCCAGAATATACAGCCGATCACGCTGATTGCGGTCAGCGTCAGCGCGCCCCAGCCGAAATTGTAAACGGCGAAGGCCAGGGCGGGGATCATGGCGATGATCACATCCAGCATGATGGACTTGGTGTTCTCAGCGGAGCGGATGTGGGGAGAAGAAGTCGCAATCAGCTTCAAATTTTTGTAGTCTGTCATTTGTTTACGCCTCCTTCTTCTCTTCCGCGGCCTTCTTGGCCGCCTCGGCGGCAGCCCGCTC
This window of the Dysosmobacter acutus genome carries:
- the rsxA gene encoding electron transport complex subunit RsxA; this translates as MEWEKLLSITLGAILVNNFIFSQFLGICPFLGVSKKVDTAVGMGIAVTFVMGLASAITWAVNQFILVRFDLMYMQTVAFILVIASLVQFIEMFLQKSMPALYTALGIYLPLITTNCAVLGVALLNIQNNYTFIESVVYGITGGLGFLLAIVLFASIRERLVFADYPKAFEGFPIALITAGLMALAFMGFSGLKVW
- a CDS encoding RnfABCDGE type electron transport complex subunit D yields the protein MTDYKNLKLIATSSPHIRSAENTKSIMLDVIIAMIPALAFAVYNFGWGALTLTAISVIGCIFWEWAYRKVLKKPQSIGDLSAVVTGMLIAFVCPPPTPYWMILIGDFFSIVVVKQLFGGIGKNFINPALAGRAFLLGSYASVMTTWIAPGSKLGIFGSAADAVTAATPMKYLHGGDLEGLKAAGVSINDMFVGTIGGSLGEVSALMLLLGGVYLIIRKVITWHTPVAYIGTVAVLTYLFPKGGSAMEWMLYNILGGGLMLGAFFMATDYATSPVTHKGQLIFGIGCGLFTVFIRYFGSYNEGVCYSIMVMNLLVALIDKNVKPARFGVVKSDKKKEAAAK
- the rsxE gene encoding electron transport complex subunit RsxE, with the protein product MNFKKQFKEGLITNNPVLVQVLGMCSAMAITTSFMNGLGMGVSVLIILTLSNIVIAAIRKVVPDKIRIAMFIVVIAGFVTCVDLLLQAFLPDVANSLGVFIPLIVVNCIILGRAESFSYKNGVLASAVDGICQGIGYTAVLMIMSIVRELLGAGTFGAGLLGPEAKGIQILPAQFPAGMLTMPVGGFLVLGCLIAAMQWALAKSKKKEESK
- a CDS encoding RnfABCDGE type electron transport complex subunit G, with protein sequence MSAQVKEKVDMDPKYLIKLTVTLLVTCIIVAGLLGLVNSVTKGPIEQINLEKTNAALSSVFQSASAPEFPKMELTDDMKGAVAATGATLKEVYEAKDGGALIGHAFKVVASGSQGNIEMVVGVDAEGAVTGVSIVNHSETSGIGTKVMDNENGVLDQFAGKNAADGQLEVGANVDAISGATVSSRGVTTGVNGALAAAGQIG